A portion of the Sphaerochaeta pleomorpha str. Grapes genome contains these proteins:
- a CDS encoding MFS transporter: MINAKTEPRFPLNAGFSLYKGLGKNIYILFAIRVINRFGDFVQLLLVLILTGKFGMDSKATGLFITFVLICTSIGQLAGGEIADRFPRKRVLAFCQGMVSVCYLACSFAIGSSHSNLVPTLILVCSPFRGATSPVSNTMVADFTSEADRGRAFSLLYLGTNIGVALGPMAAAFLYARSLPLLFGGSAFLIALSTLMLVLQIPLVKVEAFQSEKQEVKTHFLKELLKKPAIVWYLVFFVLYCFAYEQNSFALPLQFSSLFGVNTGAARFGYLMTVNALTVLALTPVITRLTDHRHQLKNMRLAMWFYVVGFGMYAVCSDYMLLLFATFIWTIGEILVATNGNVFLNAYAPVRYRARFNAVSITAGGLGHALGPSLGALLLGKGNYSLLWGVMSGICLFLVFCYFQMDRRFGAQKKG, encoded by the coding sequence ATGATTAATGCAAAAACCGAACCCCGCTTTCCCTTGAATGCGGGGTTTTCCTTGTACAAGGGCCTCGGGAAAAATATTTATATTCTCTTTGCCATACGGGTAATCAACCGGTTTGGCGATTTTGTGCAACTTCTCCTGGTTCTGATTTTGACAGGAAAATTTGGGATGGACAGCAAGGCAACAGGACTTTTCATTACCTTTGTCTTGATTTGCACTTCAATTGGACAGCTTGCAGGTGGCGAAATAGCGGATAGGTTTCCCCGTAAGCGTGTCCTTGCCTTTTGTCAGGGTATGGTTTCTGTCTGTTACCTAGCCTGCTCCTTTGCAATCGGCAGTTCCCATTCGAACCTTGTCCCTACCTTGATCCTTGTCTGTTCCCCCTTTCGGGGAGCTACCTCCCCGGTTTCAAATACCATGGTTGCAGATTTTACTTCCGAAGCCGACCGTGGTCGTGCGTTTTCACTGCTCTATCTGGGAACGAATATCGGGGTTGCCCTTGGTCCTATGGCGGCTGCGTTTTTATATGCCCGTTCGTTGCCCCTTTTGTTTGGCGGTTCAGCCTTTTTGATTGCCCTCTCCACCTTGATGCTGGTATTGCAGATTCCACTGGTTAAGGTAGAGGCTTTCCAGTCTGAAAAACAGGAAGTGAAAACACATTTTCTCAAGGAGTTGCTTAAGAAACCCGCTATTGTGTGGTATCTGGTTTTCTTTGTACTGTATTGCTTTGCCTACGAACAGAACAGCTTTGCCCTTCCCTTGCAATTCTCCTCTCTCTTTGGAGTAAACACAGGGGCTGCCCGGTTTGGATATCTTATGACAGTGAATGCTTTGACGGTTTTGGCCCTTACCCCAGTGATTACCAGGCTTACCGATCATCGCCATCAGTTGAAAAACATGCGTCTTGCCATGTGGTTCTATGTTGTTGGATTTGGGATGTATGCAGTATGTAGCGACTATATGCTATTGTTGTTCGCAACGTTTATCTGGACCATAGGGGAAATATTGGTTGCTACGAATGGCAATGTTTTTCTCAACGCGTATGCACCGGTTCGTTATAGGGCAAGGTTTAATGCTGTCTCCATTACTGCTGGTGGCCTGGGGCATGCTTTGGGCCCTAGTCTTGGGGCTTTGTTGCTTGGAAAAGGTAACTATTCACTTCTCTGGGGCGTGATGTCTGGAATTTGTCTCTTTCTTGTTTTTTGTTATTTCCAAATGGATCGTAGATTTGGTGCGCAAAAAAAAGGATAG
- the nifJ gene encoding pyruvate:ferredoxin (flavodoxin) oxidoreductase, with protein MGNKKMVTIDGNTAAAHIAYAFSEVAAIYPITPSSPMGEYADSWASTGRENLWGKKVEIMEMQSEAGAAGAVHGALAAGALTTTFTASQGLLLMIPNMHKIAGEMIPTVFHVSARSLAAQSLSIFGDHSDVMSCRNTGFAMTAASSIQETMDLALVAHLATLESQVPFLSFFDGFRTSHEIQKVEEISYDDIRPLVNEEYILRFRERAQRPEQPKIKVAAQNEDVYFQGRETVNPYYEVVPAIVQKYMDQVATVTGRAYHLFDYVGDPNATDVVIVMGSGADTMEWASEYINKKGGKTGVLKIRLYRPFSVDHFIAALPESTKRIAVLDRTKEPGSIGEPLYLDIVTALSQAGRTGIKVIGGRFGLSSKDFTPSHAKAVYDHLSGAAFNNFTVGINDDVTNRSIPVNEQIDVSPAGVVSCMFWGLGSDGTVGANKNSIKIIGDNTDQNAQAYFAYDSKKSGGITISHLRFGKSSLDMPWLIDNADFVACHNPAYIGRYDMLGPLKKNGVFLLNSQIPSDEVFEHLTREMQEQIISKKIRFYNIDALAIAENAGLGSRINTVMQAAFFKISEILPEQEAIDLIKKYIKKTFLKKGEEIVKKNWAAVDGASDALHQVVIPAQITKSFVPKALLPSDASDFAKDIMEPIMHLKGNDIPVSKMSFDGTLPTGTAKYEKRGVAPFIPHWIAENCIQCNQCVQSCPHAAIRAKQIDPADLAGAPETFNTLKSNTKNDRGLLFKIQVYTEDCQGCGVCVETCPAKNKALELSPIAEEREKGETINSEFFEQLPYDVLDGTLETSIKGLQFKQPLFEFSGACAGCGETPYVKMVSQICGDRMIVANATGCSSIYSGTFPSIPYTTRTSDGRGPAWGNSLFEDNAEYGLGMRLAVDSNRNQLKIYINRLFALGTTAALKSAIEKSLTLWAESSDAAVQAQKEVQALLPDALAAAKTAEEKEVLGKIVELKDYFSDKTVFIIGGDGWAYDIGYGGVDHVVASGKNVNILVLDTEVYSNTGGQASKATPIAAVAKFANAGKQIGKKNMGFMCMTYGHAYVASISLGANRAHAQKALQEAIAWNGPSIVFCYAPCINHGMNMRFSQVEEKKAVDAGYWPMYRFNPAMEEGKKFAWDTKPATSSFQDFIKGEVRYTSLYKTNPEHADELFAKAEEDAKNRMSFYEKLGPLM; from the coding sequence ATGGGTAACAAAAAAATGGTTACTATTGACGGAAACACCGCTGCCGCGCATATTGCCTATGCGTTCAGCGAAGTAGCCGCAATCTATCCTATCACCCCCTCTTCGCCGATGGGCGAATATGCAGATTCCTGGGCCAGCACTGGCAGAGAGAACCTGTGGGGCAAAAAGGTAGAGATCATGGAAATGCAATCTGAAGCAGGTGCCGCCGGTGCTGTACACGGTGCTCTCGCTGCAGGTGCTCTCACTACGACTTTTACTGCCAGCCAAGGTTTGCTTCTGATGATTCCTAACATGCACAAGATTGCGGGTGAGATGATCCCAACCGTTTTCCATGTGTCTGCCAGGTCCCTCGCTGCTCAGTCCCTGTCCATTTTCGGTGACCATTCTGATGTAATGTCTTGTCGTAATACCGGTTTTGCAATGACTGCAGCCTCAAGCATCCAGGAGACCATGGATTTGGCTCTTGTTGCCCACCTTGCAACTTTGGAAAGCCAGGTTCCGTTCCTCAGTTTCTTTGATGGTTTCCGTACCTCCCATGAAATCCAGAAGGTCGAGGAAATCTCCTATGACGACATCCGTCCCCTTGTAAACGAGGAATACATTCTTCGCTTCCGCGAAAGAGCCCAGCGTCCTGAGCAACCCAAGATCAAGGTTGCCGCCCAGAACGAAGACGTTTACTTCCAGGGTCGTGAGACTGTCAACCCGTACTATGAAGTAGTTCCTGCAATAGTTCAGAAGTACATGGATCAGGTCGCAACCGTTACCGGTCGTGCCTATCACTTGTTCGACTATGTCGGCGATCCAAACGCTACCGATGTCGTAATTGTCATGGGCAGTGGTGCAGATACCATGGAATGGGCAAGTGAATACATCAACAAGAAGGGTGGAAAGACCGGTGTCCTGAAAATCCGTCTCTATCGTCCGTTCAGTGTTGATCATTTCATTGCAGCTCTTCCTGAGTCGACCAAGCGCATTGCCGTGCTTGACCGTACCAAAGAACCCGGAAGCATCGGCGAACCCCTCTATCTCGATATCGTAACTGCTCTCAGCCAGGCTGGCCGCACCGGTATCAAGGTAATTGGCGGTCGTTTCGGCCTCAGCAGCAAGGATTTCACTCCTTCCCATGCAAAGGCTGTCTATGATCATCTCAGCGGTGCTGCTTTCAACAATTTCACCGTCGGTATCAACGACGATGTAACCAACCGTTCGATTCCAGTAAATGAACAGATTGACGTTTCTCCCGCCGGAGTTGTTTCCTGCATGTTCTGGGGTCTTGGCTCTGACGGTACTGTCGGTGCAAACAAGAACTCCATCAAGATCATCGGCGACAATACCGACCAGAATGCACAGGCTTATTTCGCATATGACTCCAAGAAGTCCGGTGGTATCACAATCAGTCACCTCCGCTTCGGTAAGAGTTCCTTGGACATGCCGTGGTTGATCGACAATGCAGACTTTGTCGCCTGTCACAATCCAGCCTATATCGGGCGTTACGACATGCTTGGTCCTTTGAAGAAGAATGGTGTATTCCTTTTGAACAGCCAGATTCCTTCCGATGAGGTATTCGAGCACTTGACTCGTGAGATGCAGGAACAGATTATCAGCAAGAAAATCCGTTTCTATAACATCGATGCACTGGCCATTGCAGAAAATGCCGGTCTGGGTTCCCGTATCAACACGGTTATGCAGGCAGCATTCTTCAAAATCAGCGAAATCCTTCCTGAACAGGAAGCTATCGACTTGATCAAGAAGTACATCAAGAAGACCTTCCTCAAGAAGGGCGAAGAAATCGTCAAGAAGAACTGGGCAGCTGTAGATGGCGCAAGCGATGCTTTGCACCAGGTTGTTATTCCAGCTCAGATTACCAAAAGCTTCGTGCCTAAGGCTCTGCTTCCTTCCGATGCCTCTGATTTTGCAAAAGATATCATGGAACCCATCATGCACCTCAAGGGCAATGATATTCCTGTTTCCAAGATGTCTTTCGATGGTACCCTGCCTACCGGTACTGCAAAGTACGAGAAGCGCGGTGTAGCACCGTTCATTCCTCATTGGATTGCAGAAAACTGTATCCAGTGTAACCAGTGTGTACAGTCCTGCCCACACGCTGCAATCCGCGCAAAGCAGATTGATCCCGCAGATCTCGCCGGTGCACCTGAGACTTTCAATACACTCAAGTCAAACACCAAGAATGACCGCGGTCTGCTTTTCAAGATTCAGGTTTACACTGAAGACTGCCAGGGTTGTGGTGTCTGCGTAGAGACTTGTCCTGCAAAGAACAAGGCTTTGGAGTTGAGCCCGATTGCCGAAGAAAGAGAGAAGGGTGAGACAATCAACTCTGAATTCTTCGAACAGTTGCCGTATGATGTACTTGACGGTACCCTCGAAACTTCAATCAAGGGTCTCCAGTTCAAGCAGCCGCTGTTTGAGTTCTCCGGTGCCTGTGCCGGTTGTGGTGAAACCCCGTATGTCAAGATGGTATCGCAGATTTGCGGTGACCGGATGATTGTTGCAAACGCAACTGGTTGTTCCTCCATCTATAGCGGTACCTTCCCCTCCATTCCTTATACTACCCGTACCTCTGATGGTCGTGGTCCAGCATGGGGAAACAGTCTTTTCGAGGACAACGCCGAGTATGGTCTTGGTATGAGGCTTGCTGTAGACAGCAACCGCAACCAGTTGAAGATCTATATCAACCGTTTGTTTGCCCTTGGAACCACTGCTGCGTTGAAGTCTGCCATCGAGAAATCTCTTACTCTCTGGGCTGAGTCTTCCGATGCTGCCGTACAGGCACAGAAAGAAGTTCAGGCTTTGCTTCCCGATGCTCTGGCAGCTGCAAAGACTGCCGAGGAAAAAGAAGTACTGGGCAAGATTGTCGAACTGAAGGATTACTTCTCCGACAAGACAGTCTTTATCATCGGTGGTGACGGTTGGGCTTACGATATCGGATACGGTGGTGTTGACCATGTTGTCGCTTCCGGCAAGAACGTAAACATTCTGGTGCTCGACACCGAGGTTTACTCCAACACCGGCGGACAGGCTTCAAAGGCAACCCCGATTGCAGCAGTTGCAAAGTTTGCAAATGCAGGCAAGCAGATTGGCAAGAAGAACATGGGCTTCATGTGCATGACCTACGGACATGCTTATGTTGCATCCATTTCCTTGGGCGCCAACAGGGCTCATGCCCAGAAGGCTCTGCAGGAAGCTATCGCATGGAACGGTCCTTCGATCGTATTCTGCTATGCTCCTTGTATCAACCACGGAATGAACATGCGTTTCAGCCAGGTCGAAGAGAAGAAGGCTGTTGACGCAGGTTACTGGCCGATGTATCGCTTCAACCCTGCCATGGAAGAAGGCAAGAAGTTTGCATGGGACACCAAGCCTGCTACTTCCTCATTCCAGGACTTCATCAAGGGCGAGGTTCGCTATACTTCATTGTATAAGACAAACCCCGAACATGCTGATGAGTTGTTTGCAAAAGCTGAGGAAGATGCCAAGAACCGCATGAGTTTCTACGAGAAGCTTGGTCCTCTTATGTAA
- a CDS encoding sugar ABC transporter ATP-binding protein, with translation MYILEMNHVSKSFPGVKALDDVTLKVRPGTVHALMGENGAGKSTLMKCLFGLYSMDQGEILFNEQPVKIESVKEALHLGISMIHQELHSIPYRSVMENIWLGRFPRIGGKNSPFVDHALMYKKTEELLKELNLTIKPEDKLRMLSVSKAQSVEIAKAVSYASKIIIMDEPSSSLTENEVAHLFTIIRALKARGVAIIYISHKMEEILQISDEVTIMRDGKYVGTWAASELTTAMIIKKMVGRDLTHRFPLRESKIGEELLRIDNYTSPNPRSFQNVSMTLHRGEILGIGGLVGAQRTEVMEAVFGLRLHSEGHLYVKGEEKTCNSAYEGKKLGMALLTEERRATGIFPVLSVQENLLIANMSSYVNKARLLTSSRMTADVKKSLKELDVKTPSAKTLIKSLSGGNQQKVLIARWLLTTPDILILDEPTRGIDVGAKYEIYVIMSALAAQGKGVIMISSEMPELIGMTDRIVVMSEGRVAGTVDSKKTNQEEIMQLATKYVG, from the coding sequence ATGTACATATTAGAAATGAACCATGTTTCCAAATCCTTTCCCGGTGTTAAGGCTTTGGATGATGTTACCCTGAAAGTGAGACCGGGAACGGTACATGCACTCATGGGCGAGAACGGTGCCGGAAAATCTACGCTCATGAAATGTCTGTTTGGCTTATATTCGATGGATCAAGGTGAAATCCTTTTCAACGAACAACCGGTCAAGATTGAAAGCGTAAAAGAGGCTTTGCATCTTGGTATTTCTATGATTCACCAGGAATTGCATTCGATTCCGTATCGATCTGTCATGGAAAATATCTGGCTTGGCAGATTCCCCCGCATAGGAGGGAAGAATAGCCCTTTTGTCGACCATGCGCTGATGTATAAGAAAACCGAGGAATTGCTCAAGGAGCTCAACCTCACCATCAAACCGGAAGACAAACTTCGCATGCTTTCAGTCTCCAAAGCTCAGAGTGTCGAGATAGCAAAAGCTGTCTCCTATGCTTCGAAAATAATCATTATGGATGAACCGAGTTCTTCCTTGACGGAAAACGAAGTCGCCCATTTGTTTACTATTATCCGTGCGCTGAAAGCGCGTGGGGTCGCTATCATTTATATCTCCCATAAGATGGAAGAAATCCTCCAGATTTCCGACGAAGTGACCATCATGCGAGATGGAAAGTACGTTGGTACCTGGGCAGCCAGTGAACTGACTACGGCAATGATTATCAAAAAGATGGTCGGCCGAGACCTTACCCATCGCTTTCCTCTGCGAGAATCGAAGATCGGAGAAGAATTGCTGCGGATTGATAATTATACCTCCCCGAACCCAAGAAGTTTCCAGAATGTTTCCATGACATTGCACCGTGGAGAGATTCTCGGTATCGGAGGCCTTGTAGGGGCCCAGCGTACAGAAGTTATGGAAGCCGTCTTCGGTCTTCGTCTGCACAGTGAAGGGCATCTGTATGTAAAGGGTGAAGAAAAAACCTGTAATAGCGCCTATGAGGGGAAAAAGCTCGGAATGGCCCTGCTTACCGAAGAAAGACGTGCAACGGGAATTTTCCCGGTCCTTTCCGTACAGGAAAACCTTCTCATAGCCAATATGTCCTCATATGTAAATAAAGCCCGGCTACTTACCAGTTCGCGTATGACTGCCGATGTAAAGAAAAGCCTCAAGGAGCTGGATGTAAAAACCCCTTCGGCAAAGACGCTTATCAAGAGTCTGAGCGGGGGAAACCAGCAGAAGGTCCTGATTGCCCGTTGGTTGCTTACGACCCCTGATATCCTCATTCTGGATGAACCTACCAGAGGTATTGATGTCGGGGCAAAATATGAGATCTACGTAATCATGTCCGCCTTGGCAGCCCAAGGGAAAGGGGTGATTATGATCAGTTCTGAAATGCCGGAATTGATTGGAATGACTGATAGGATTGTTGTGATGAGCGAAGGGCGTGTCGCAGGCACGGTGGATAGCAAGAAGACCAACCAGGAAGAAATAATGCAACTGGCGACGAAATATGTCGGCTAG
- a CDS encoding galactose ABC transporter substrate-binding protein: MKKFAIVTCLALTLVMPVFAQGQSESSTVSIGCAIYKFDDTFMTGVKNAIVAAAATTDAKVDVVDSMNIQATQNEKVDLFITKGVKAMQINPVDRTAAGVIIDKAKKASIPVVFFNREPLAEDMAKWDKVYYVGAKAEESGTMSGQIIADYWKANQATMDRNGDGVLQYVMLKGEPGHQDAELRTEYSIKCLKDNGMKVEKLAEDTGMWDRVKGQEKMAAFIASQGDKIEAVFANNDDMALGAIEALKAAGYFKDGKFMPVVGVDATAPALQALEEGTLLGTVLNDANNQGRATFMLSYDLAKGKTPTSASIGYTITDGKYVWVPYQKVTKENYKQFK; the protein is encoded by the coding sequence ATGAAAAAATTCGCTATTGTTACGTGTCTGGCACTCACGCTCGTAATGCCGGTCTTTGCCCAAGGGCAGAGTGAAAGCAGCACTGTTTCGATCGGGTGTGCTATCTACAAGTTTGATGACACCTTCATGACTGGTGTAAAGAATGCAATCGTTGCAGCAGCAGCGACAACCGATGCAAAGGTTGATGTTGTAGACTCAATGAACATCCAGGCCACCCAGAATGAAAAGGTTGACCTTTTTATTACCAAGGGTGTAAAAGCTATGCAGATCAACCCCGTTGACCGCACTGCTGCCGGTGTTATCATCGACAAGGCAAAAAAGGCCAGCATTCCTGTAGTATTCTTCAATCGTGAACCACTTGCCGAAGATATGGCAAAATGGGACAAGGTATATTATGTTGGTGCAAAGGCTGAAGAGTCAGGTACCATGAGTGGTCAGATTATTGCTGATTACTGGAAAGCCAATCAAGCTACCATGGACCGCAATGGTGATGGAGTTCTCCAGTATGTCATGCTCAAAGGCGAACCCGGACACCAGGATGCAGAGCTTCGCACCGAATATTCCATCAAGTGCCTCAAGGACAATGGAATGAAGGTCGAGAAACTTGCTGAAGATACTGGTATGTGGGACCGTGTAAAGGGCCAAGAGAAAATGGCTGCTTTCATCGCTTCACAGGGCGACAAGATTGAAGCTGTATTTGCAAATAACGACGACATGGCCCTCGGTGCCATCGAAGCCCTCAAGGCTGCCGGTTATTTCAAAGATGGTAAATTCATGCCTGTCGTAGGTGTTGATGCTACCGCTCCTGCTCTCCAGGCTCTCGAAGAAGGCACTTTGCTCGGAACCGTATTGAACGATGCGAACAACCAGGGCCGTGCAACCTTCATGCTTTCCTATGATCTGGCCAAAGGCAAGACCCCGACTTCTGCTTCTATCGGTTACACCATTACCGATGGCAAGTATGTATGGGTTCCCTACCAGAAGGTCACCAAAGAAAACTACAAGCAGTTTAAATAG
- a CDS encoding pectinesterase family protein, with protein MEAQLITIGPDGEFRTIQEGLDAKKGELSPLVFFLQPGVYREKLYIDHPDVTIRGDSEDTTSIVYGDSASSLCGGVPMGTFASATVTVSAPGFRAEHITIANDFDYPMHRKESDRDFGKITGLQAVALRTTGFSDCVYLSHCRFLGYQDTLFLDHGSHQIDSCTIEGLVDFIFGSGSCLFLHCLVVSRGKGYICAPSTKSGDLGFLFYCCRFVCADTGVPLSSVYLGRPWHPKADPSLVPCAVLVDCFLDGHICFEGWTSMHANCADGSQIEFTPSQSKFFESHSYGPGSVASPIPPRVSIAKEQLPSVLGLQSPYWISLCKRLKVF; from the coding sequence ATGGAAGCACAATTGATTACCATCGGGCCAGATGGAGAGTTCAGAACCATACAAGAGGGCCTCGATGCAAAGAAAGGGGAGTTGTCCCCGTTGGTTTTTTTTCTCCAACCAGGGGTTTACCGTGAAAAATTGTATATTGATCACCCAGATGTAACAATCAGGGGCGATTCAGAGGATACAACCAGCATTGTGTACGGCGATAGTGCTTCCTCTCTTTGTGGTGGGGTGCCCATGGGCACTTTTGCAAGTGCAACCGTAACAGTATCAGCACCTGGCTTTCGTGCCGAGCATATTACGATTGCCAATGACTTCGATTATCCCATGCACAGGAAAGAAAGCGATAGGGATTTTGGAAAAATCACAGGGTTGCAGGCTGTTGCGCTACGAACGACAGGCTTTTCTGACTGTGTATACCTTTCCCATTGTCGGTTTCTGGGGTATCAGGATACTTTGTTCCTTGACCATGGGTCGCATCAAATCGATTCCTGTACCATTGAAGGACTGGTTGATTTCATTTTTGGTTCTGGAAGCTGCCTGTTTCTCCATTGTTTGGTTGTCTCAAGGGGGAAAGGCTATATCTGCGCTCCCTCCACAAAAAGCGGTGATCTGGGTTTTCTGTTTTATTGCTGTCGGTTCGTATGTGCCGATACAGGGGTTCCCCTTTCTTCTGTCTACCTGGGAAGGCCTTGGCATCCCAAGGCAGACCCTTCCCTGGTTCCCTGTGCAGTTCTTGTTGATTGCTTTCTCGATGGACACATCTGCTTTGAAGGTTGGACTTCGATGCATGCAAACTGTGCAGACGGAAGCCAGATAGAGTTTACGCCAAGTCAGTCAAAATTCTTTGAATCGCACAGTTATGGTCCTGGATCTGTTGCCTCTCCGATTCCACCTCGAGTATCGATTGCCAAAGAACAGTTGCCATCTGTTTTGGGCCTGCAGTCTCCTTATTGGATTTCCTTATGTAAAAGATTGAAGGTATTTTGA